From a region of the Arachis ipaensis cultivar K30076 chromosome B09, Araip1.1, whole genome shotgun sequence genome:
- the LOC107615882 gene encoding uncharacterized protein LOC107615882, with protein sequence METHGRGRGWRGNEEPTPTGNQAGFLAVMTQLINTMQANVAAVNQATGRMNEIVIELEEVQLQAVERAMQVQHVPEDQLVEFTAYQLRGEAQHWWQGAHHLLQQGNEDEAITWERFREEFYKKYFLNSARQAKELELLQLKQGSMTVAAYTSKFEELCQFSRVYQGAPARYEE encoded by the exons ATGGAAACTCATGGACGAGGTCGCGGATGGAGAGGAAATGAGGAACCCACTCCTACTGGCAATCAAGCTGGCTTTCTAGCTGTAATGACCCAACTTATCAACACTATGCAAGCTAATGTGGCGGCTGTCAACCAAGCGACGGGAAGGATGAACGAAATAGTAATAGAGCTGGAGGAAGTTCAGTTGCAG GCTGTAGAGAGGGCAATGCAAGTACAACATGTACCAGAGGATCAGCTAGTCGAATTCACTGCTTACCAACTGCGTGGGGAAGCAcaacattggtggcaaggagcTCACCATTTGCTTCAACAAGGGAATGAAGATGAGGCTATCACCTGGGAGAGATTCAGGGAGGAGTTTTACAAGAAGTACTTCCTGAACTCCGCGAGACAGGCTAAAGAATTGGAATTACTACAACTGAAGCAAGGATCTATGACTGTGGCGGCTTACACAAGCAAATTTGAGGAGTTGTGCCAATTTTCAAGGGTTTATCAAGGTGCCCCTGCAAGGTATgaggaatga
- the LOC107615881 gene encoding uncharacterized protein LOC107615881 yields the protein MGVCYFCRQPRHLAWSSPEKKKYETGRVQQPGRVYTTSAAGTEGSETLIRGNCEIAGKILSALFDFGATHSFIAFEKDDELRLKIGILGYDLKVYNATHEAMVTRLGCPQVPFRVKQCEFVHDLICLPMTGLDLILELDWLSKNHVLLDCSEKTVCFMPEGSEASVMVNHYYLNSIMVNYFGAKYQGIMLLTMGVSGDDQSLEQIPIVCEFPEVFPDDIDKFLPNREVEFAIELVTGAGPISCAPYRMSPLEMAKLKAQLEDLLGKHYIRSSVSHGERQYCW from the coding sequence ATGGGAGTGTGCTATTTCTGCCGGCAACCCAGGCACTTAGCTTGGAGTAGCCCAGAAAAGAAGAAATATGAGACTGGTAGAGTGCAGCAGCCAGGGAGAGTATATACCACATCTGCAGCAGGCACTGAGGGGTCAGAGACACTGATTAGAGGTAATTGTGAGATAGCCGGTAAAATTTTAAGTGCATTGTTTGATTTTGGagcaacacattcattcattgcgTTTGAAAAGGATGATGAGTTAAGATTGAAAATAGGGATCTTGGGTTATGATTTAaaggtgtataatgctacccatgaagctaTGGTGACTAGGTTAGGATGTCCACAAGTTCCATTTCGAGTAAAACAATGTGAATTCGTGCATGATCTGATTTGTCTGCcgatgactggtcttgatctcatcttgGAACTAGATTGGTTGTCCAAGAACCATGTCTTGCTTGATTGTTCTGAGAAAACGGTATGCTTTATGCCGGAAGGGTCCGAAGCGTCTGTCATGGTGAATCACTATTATTTGAACTCGATTATGGTGAATTATTTTGGGGCTAAATATCAGGGCATTATGCTATTAACTatgggtgtttcgggtgatgaccaAAGCTTGGAGCAGATTCCGATTGTTTGTGAGTTCCCAGAGGTGTTTCCGGATGATATTGACAAATTTTtacctaaccgagaggttgaaTTCGCTATTGAGTTGGTGACTGGAGCTGGTCCAATCTCgtgtgctccttataggatgtcacctctAGAAATGGCCAAGCTGAAGGCTCAGCTAGAAGATCTATTGGGTAAACACTATATTCGATCGAGTGTTTCTCATGGGGAGCGCCAGTACtgctggtaa